Proteins found in one Larimichthys crocea isolate SSNF chromosome I, L_crocea_2.0, whole genome shotgun sequence genomic segment:
- the LOC113745604 gene encoding trichohyalin-like, whose amino-acid sequence MAAQLKPSATGKYQQSIKTSSCQADMKHHTVKGQAEAGRVPRYQRQPQGFRQPAEFRRGPDRRRTPWVPPERRTPVRETSNRVPQQCVSSETNPTTEPKEDDEMTYLDVLNMLRGKNGGIVVEASTQATTQVPQIEFQQPSVRETEQATTLKTEDEKKMQADPCNEVEASPQQAMIYVSELEHQQFQRQTDRITQLKNGNEALAAEMEQLKKMLQMNKTLHDQTEQKRMDEVKDLELQFLEKKASEIEAVCKVEKLKITLQRQKDRRVEQDVLLAQQEVDITKLKTALIQTQDELKSHQLRRQEERSLLNENLKDIQHALQEEKAMQERKQQMKRVEKSPSLEKDSPSSLSKLEATISPQANPPLNNSSSMPTPHPIITSS is encoded by the coding sequence ATGGCCGCCCAGTTAAAACCTTCAGCGACTGGAAAATATCAACAGTCTATCAAGACTTCATCCTGTCAGGCGGATATGAAACATCACACCGTAAAGGGCCAGGCAGAGGCCGGGAGAGTGCCCAGGTATCAAAGGCAACCTCAGGGTTTTAGACAACCTGCTGAGTTCAGAAGAGGGCCTGACCGGAGGAGAACTCCCTGGGTACCACCAGAGCGCCGCACCCCTGTGAGAGAAACCTCCAACCGAGTTCCTCAGCAGTGTGTGAGTAGTGAGACAAATCCAACCACCGAGCCTAAGGAAGATGACGAGATGACTTATTTAGATGTGCTGAATATGttaaggggaaaaaatggtGGTATTGTGGTAGAGGCCTCCACCCAGGCCACAACTCAAGTCCCTCAGATTGAGTTTCAGCAGCCCAGTGTGAGAGAGACCGAGCAGGCCACCACCCTTAAGACAGAGGATGAGAAGAAAATGCAGGCTGATCCCTGCAACGAGGTAGAGGCTTCACCCCAACAGGCCATGATTTATGTCTCTGAGCTAGAACATCAGCAGTTCCAGAGACAAACAGACCGCATCACTCAACTGAAGAATGGAAATGAGGCTTTAGCAGCTGAGATGGAGCAGTTAAAGAAAATGCTCCAGATGAACAAGACTCTTCATGATCAGACCGAGCAGAAGAGGATGGACGAGGTGAAGGACTTGGAGCTTCAGTTTTTAGAGAAGAAAGCCTCTGAAATTGAAGCTGTCTGTAAAGTCGAGAAACTGAAGATAACTCTCcagagacagaaggacagaCGGGTAGAACAAGACGTGCTTCTGGCTCAACAGGAAGTGGACATCACCAAACTGAAGACTGCACTGATTCAGACACAGGACGAACTAAAGAGTCATCAGCTGCGTAGGCAGGAGGAGAGGTCACTCCTCAATGAAAACCTTAAAGACATCCAGCACGCCCTGCAGGAGGAAAAAGCTAtgcaggagagaaaacagcagatGAAAAGGGTCGAGAAATCGCCCTCTCTGGAAAAAGATTCTCCCAGTTCTTTAAGTAAACTGGAGGCCACCATATCCCCCCAAGCAAATCCCCCACTGAACAACTCATCCTCCATGCCTACCCCCCACCCAATCATCACCTCGTCCTAA